AAGATGCCGCGGACAGTCCGGTACGCACCCTTTCCGGCGGTATGGTGCGCCGGCTGGCGCTGGCTGTGGCCTGTATCGGTAACCCGCCAGTGTGGCTGCTTGATGAGCCGACCAGCCAGCTGGACGCAGCAGGAGAACGACTGGTGCTGGAGTGGCTGGAAGCGGCCGGGCGGGAGGGTAAGACGATACTGCTGGCCACGCACCACCTGGATGGGCTGGGCGCGGTCGTAGACCGCGTCGTCCTCCTGGAGGAGGGGCGGATCGCTGCTGCAGCGGAAGTCTCCGCGCTGTACGCCCGTCGCTGGGTGGAGGTGGTCACGGTGCCACCGATGCCGGCTGGTTTGCCGGCGGCGGTGCGGGTGCTGGCCACCAGCAACGGCCGCCTGCGCCTGCAGGTGCCGGACGCGGTCCTGGCGGAGGCGGTCCGCACCCTGGGAGGACGGCCGCTGCGGATCCACGAGCCGCGCCTGGAAGACATCCTTCGCCAGCCGGATCTGCTGCGGGAGGGCCTGCCGCGGGAGGGCCACACGTGAACGCCGTCCGGGTCCTGGCCCGCTGGGACACCCGCGCCGTGCTGCGGGACCGCTGGTTCATTTCCGCTGCCGTCGCTTTCGGCGCGCTCACCCTCGCTGCCGCCGCACTGGCCCTGGCCAGCCCGTCCATCGCCGGTCTCTCCTCCTTCGACCGCATCACCGCCACCCTGATCCACCTGACGATGCTGTTCGCACCGCTGCTCGGCCTGACCGCCGGCGCCGGATGGATCGCTGGCGAGCGCGAAAGCGGCGCCCTGATCATGCTCCTAAGCCAGCCGCTGCAGCGGGCGGAGCTGTTCGCCGGCAAGTACCTGGGGGTGGCCCGGGCGCTGCTGGCCGCCGTGCTGACGGGATTCGGCAGCGCCGGGGTGCTCCTGGCGGCCCGCGTGGGTTCGGACCAGCTGCCCGCCTTCCTCTGGCTGGTTGTGCTGGCGCTGCTGCTGGCTCTGGCATCGCTTTCCCTGGGGTTCCTCCTTTCGGCGGCAGCACCAAACCGCAGCCGAGCCCTGGGTGAGGCGCTGCTTGCCTGGCTCGTCCTGGTTATCGTCAGCGACCTGGGCATTTTGGGGACCGCCCTCATCCTGCGCCTGCCCGCACCGGTCGTCCTGGTCCTGGCCGCCCTCAACCCGGTGAGCGCCTTCCGCATGGCCGCCATCCTGGGCGTCAGCGGCACCGCTGAGCTGCTGGGGCCTGTGGGACTCTACGCGGCAGAGCGCCTGGGCCCGGTGGGACTGCTGGCCGCACTGTGCGCGGTCCTGGTCTGCTGGGCCGTCGGTGCCTACTACGCCGCCCGGCTGCGGTTTGAGCAGGTGGTGGAGACGTGACCGCCAAACGGCTCCGGCCGACCGTCCTGCCGATCCTGGTGGCGCTTCCGGCTGTGGCCCTTCTGTCTCTAGCCTGCGCGCCCAGGGCGCAGTCGACGGTCGGCGAGGCGGACTGGCAGGCGTACCTGAGCGCCACGCCACAGCGTCCCGCGGCGCTGCGGCCGGTGATCCTGCAGCTGCGGCTGACAGACCGCCAGGGCGCGCCCCTGGACGTCGCGGACCTGGAGGGCTACGCCGGGATGCCGGAGATGGAGCATGGCGAGTCGAGGATCACCTTCCGTCGCACCGCCCCCGGCGTCTACGTCGCCGAGCACACCTTCTCCATGGACGGCCGGTGGGTCATCAGGCTGCAGGGACGGCGCAACGGCGCCCCCTTTGCCGGCCGCGTGGCCGTGGAGGTGGGCAGGTAACGACGCTACCCTCCGGGCCGCAGAAGGACTGCGCGGATCCAGGAGGCCGCCATCACGTAGGCGAATAGCCCACCCCCGCCCAGAAAGAGCAGGCTCCCCGCTGTGGCCAGGGTGGGGAACGCGAAGAGGACGCCGCCGGTCAGCAGCAGGCTCCCCGAGAGGCTGAGGTAGAAAGCAGGCACGCCGGCCGCAGGGTAGTACGGTGCCTCCAGCCGGGGCACCTCAGCGGGCGGGATACCCAGCGCAAACCGGTAGTACCACATGAGGAACGGCGTCACCTTGTAAAGCTGGCCCATGATGGCCAGGCTGAGCCAGCCGGCCAGCAGCAGCACCACGGCCGCCGCGGCCACGCGACGTCCTTGCCCGATCGGGCCACCTCCGGCCCAGGCCGCGGCAAGGACAGACAGGAGCACCGTCTGCCCCAGGATCGCCCACCAGTGGTGGATGGTGAGGTCAGGCCTGGCCCGCTGCCGTGCGCGCAGGACCCGCAGCAGACTCCCCGCGTAGAGGAGCCCCGAGGCGGCCATCAGCGCTGCGCCTCCTCTCGCCAGGAGCGGCGCTCCCGCCAGGGCCGCCGCCACCAGAACGAGCACCCCGGCGTTGAGGAGGAGCAGCACGGGCAGGAGCGGGATCCCCCGGGCGCCGGTACCGGCAGCTGCCTTGCCGGTCTCCGCATCCGCCCTTGCCCCTATCCGGTGCAGCCCGACGAACCGCGGCAGCAAGTAGGCAGAGACGCTGATCACGAGCTGGACGAACCACCCTCCCAGGCCGAGCGCCGCGTGCACACCCGGGCCGGCATTTGCCATTAGGCCGGGCCAGAACGCCCACCTCCAATTGAGCGCCATCAGCAGCCCCCAGGTCGCGGCCAGCAGCAGGTAACCCAGCGCCAGGGTCACGCCGCTCGCCTCCGGCGTCCAGCGGCGGCGCTGCGGGATCATGCGGGCGGTCAGCCAGAGGAAGTAGACGATGCCGGTCCAGGACACCAGGCCGCCGACGGCAATCCAGGGGACGCGCCGCAGGAGCAATCCGCAAACCAGCATTGCCATGCCTGCAAGGCTGAGGCCATACTGGACGAGCGCGCCGCGGCCGGGCCGCCGCGGCACCCCTAGCATCGCAGGGAACATCTGGTGGATCGACCCCATTGCCAGGAGCGTCCCCCACCCCAGGGTGACCAGGTGATTCGCTGCCAGGACGGGGTAGGTACGGAACGTCCCTGCGGCTACCTGAGGAGAGACAGCCGCCAGCCCCGCGCCGGCCACGGGCAGAATGAGGACAGAGGTGACCATGAACGGCACTGCCGGCGTCATGCCAGGGAGGGCGGCGAGCCGGGCGATCAACCTGCGCACATCGCCTATGGTCCACCCTCCGTGAGCCTGGCGGCAAGAGGAGGAGAGCGATGAGCCTGTACCTGCTGCTCAAGTTCCTGCACGTGCTGGCGGCCATGGTCGCGGTGGGCACCAACGCCACTTACGGGCTGCTCCTGGCACGCGCTCACCGTGAGCCGGCGCACCTTGGCCACGTCCGGGAGAGCGTGCGGGCGTTGGACCGGAGTATTGCCAACCCTGCCTATGTTGTGGTCCTGGTCACCGGCCTGCTGCTGGTGTGGGTTGGCCCGGTTCCCCTGGCCGCTCCCTGGCTGCTTTCCGCCCTGCTGCTGTTCCTCCTGGCCGCCGTCCTGGGCCTGGGGGTCCTGACGCCGCTGACCCGTCGCCAGGGCCAGGTCCTGCAGCGCTACAGTCCGGACGCCCCGGAGTATGCTTACCTGCGCCGCCGGATCAACCGGATCAGCGGCCTGGCCGCAGCCCTGGTACTGGCGATCCTCTACCTGATGGTGGTGAAGCCCCCACTGTGGGGCCGTTAAGGCGTCCCTCCACGATGCTGACCGAGGTCTCCAGATGAGCCTGGAGGCCGCAATCCTAATAGATGAACTCCTCGACGTCGTAGCGGGCCACCCGAGGGCTCCTCCCCGGGGGGAAGCGCAGACCCTGCTGCAACGCCCGAAGCTGGGCGCGCGTTTCGTCCTGGGAGAGGGGCCGCACATCCTGTGTGCGATCAGCAACCTGGCGCTCGGAGGGCGGCCTGTAAGCGGATAGGTAGATCAGGTCCCCGGGCCCCAGGGGCAGGGAGTTGAGCAGGCCCAGGGTGCGGGCCACGTGGCTTCGGGCAAACTCCCTCCCCCCGATCCCCGCCAGGACGACGACTCCCACTGCCAGCCCTGCCGCCTTCAGGGTCTGCACCAGGGCAGCCACATCCGCCGCCTGCTGCGGCTTGTTCAGCAAGCGGAGCAGGCCGTCGTCGCCGCTCTCCACCCCCAGGTAGACGCGGCGCAACCCCGCAGCGCGCAACCGGGTAAAGTCCTCCACGGTCCGGCGCTTCCCGGTGAAGACATCGAGGAAGGCGCCCACCGGGCCGGGCTCGCGTCCCATCCGCCTGGACCACTCCGCCACCACCAGCAGCCGGGCCAGCAGGTCGTCGACCGGCAACAGCAGGGCGTTGGCCTCACCCAGGAAGATGGCGCGGCGCAGGCTCACCCCCTCGCCCAGAAACCGGCCCACCGCCTCCACGTGCGCCGCAAACTCCGGAAGGGGTTTCACCCGGAAGGGGACGCCACGGTAGAAGGTGCAGAAGGCGCATCGGTTCCAGTGGCACCCTTCCGTGACCTGCAGGACCAGCGCCATGTACTGATCAGGCGGAAGGATGCCCACGGGGCGGTAGACCTGGAAGAAGCGTGCCGCATCGAGTCGCGAGGCCCGGCTGTCAAAGGACGCCGCGGCGGCAACCATGCGTCCCGCCTCCGCCAACGAGGGCTGGGTGGAGGCCGTCCACAGCAGGTCCACCTCTCCGCGCTCCAGGGCTGCGGCGGCAGCAGCAGCGACGTGCGCGGCGCGGTCGAGGCAGGTCGAGGCCTCTTCCGGGGGCAGCAGCCGGCGTAGAGGAGTACGGACGCCGCTCACCGTGACCGTGTGCTTTTCGATCATCCGCCCGTCCAGGGCGCGACGGTAGAGCCGCTGTCCGACCCAGGCGGCGAAGAGGCGGCCAGCACGGTCGTACGTGAAGATGGCCTCCTCGCCGTCCCAGGCCGTGATGACCAGACTCTCGTCCTTCACCGTGATTCGGTGCCTCTTGCCAGCCGGGGATCCGAGCGATCCAGGCCGGACAGACTGCCCAGACTGCGGCTCCATGATTTCCATGGACCCGGTCCATTCTGGCAGCGGGATGGGGGGAAAGCCCATCGGGCAGAAACCCGATACCCCGATGCCTATTGTGGGGGCCGGTCGCGTATTGTGGGGCGACCGTCGCGTGTCATGAGGGCCGGTCGCGTATTGTGGGGCGACCGTCGCGTGTCATGAGGGCCGGTCGCGTATGGCGAGGGGCCGCTCGCGCAGCAGCAGCAGCAGGAGGAGGGCGGCCGTGGCCGCGGCCCCGCCGTAGAAGAAGGGAGCAGCCGGGCCCAGCGCATCCCACATCCGCCCCGCGATAATGCTGGCCGGCAGCAGCGCCAGCCCGGTGGCCGTGGCGAAGGTCCCCAGAGCGGTAGCCCGCAGATGGGCCGGGACCAGATCCACCACAAAGGCTCGCTGGGCCCCCTCGGCCAGCGCATAGTACACTCCGTAGACCAGGAAGAGGGCTGGAACGGCCCAGGAGGCCAGGGGGACGCGGACCAGCGCGAAGCCGAGGTAGACGACGGCGAAGACGGCGTACCCTGCGACCAGCACGCGGCGCCGGCCCAGCCGGTCGGAGAGCGCTCCCGCCGGCGTGGACAGCAGTGCGTAGACCATGTTAAAGGCGAAGTAGACCAGCGGAATCGCCGCAGGCGACAGGCCCAGGTTGCGGGCCCGCAGGATCAGGAAGGCGTCGGAGGAGTTGCCCAGGGCAAAGATCGTGGCCGCCACCGTGAAATGGGCGAAGGGACGCCCCAACCGGGTGAAGGCCAGGCGGGGCGGGCGTGCGGCAGCGGCGGGCCGGCCCACATCCCGCAGGAAGAGCGCTGCGGTGAGAATGCCGGCCGCCCCTGGGACGGCGGCGACCCAGAAGACGGCGCGGTAGTGCTCCGGGGCCAGCGCCAGCGCGGCGAAAGCCAGCAGCGGCCCCACCGCGGCTCCCGCGGTGTCCATGGCCCGGTGGAAGCCGAAGGCCAGCCCGCGATGCTCCGCTGCCACGGAGTCGGCGATGAGGGCGTCGCGTGGCGCTGTGCGCACCCCCTTGCCCACTCGATCGACGAACCGGACCGCCAGCACATGCGGCCAGGCCCCCGCCACGGCCAGCAGGGGCTTGGTCAGGTTGGAGAGCGCGTACCCGACTACGACCAGCGGCTTGCGCCGACCGGCACGGTCGGAGAGCCACCCGGCGAAGACCCGCAGGACGCTGGCGGTGCTCTCCGCAACCCCCTCGATCAGCCCCACGGCAGCCACCGGCGCCCGCAGCGTCACCGTGAGGAACAGCGGCAGCACCGGGACGATCATCTCCGAGGCGATGTCGGTGAAGAAGCTGACCAGGCCGGCGACGAGGACGTTGCCGCCAAGAGACCGGAAACGCCGGGAGGGGACGGTGACCTGGGCCACCACGGGAGGGGAACCCTCGGTCATGGCACTACCCCGCTCATGGGTTCAGCGTACCAGACGCGGCCCCGGTCGGGACCCGGGCAGGCCGCGCCGCCGGCCGCTCTCAGCGCCAGACAATCCCCGGGGCGCCGGCGACCTTGTGCAGTACCCGTTGCCAGGAGGACCCTTCCTCTCCCATGGGCTCGTCGTGGAAGCGGTAGTCGTGCTTCCTCCAGAACTCGGAGAGCTCATGGCTCAGCCGCTCGATCAGCCGGCGTTCTGTCCGCAGCAACCACTCCAGGTCGGCGGAGTCGGCCATCTGCGCCACAACAGCGGCCAGGTGCCGCAGGCACAGGCCCAGGCTGCTCTCGTAGCGGGAGCGGAAGTCCGCATCCGCCGCGGCCCGCGCTGCCGCTGCCACGTACCGCTCCTCTGCGGCCCACTGTTCCCGGCAGGCGGGACAGGGGCGCCGCCCCGCCAGCCACGCCCGGATCCCCCGTGCGGCCTCCTGGCGGACCTGGCCGGCGCGCAGCAGCCAGCGCCGTCCCCCACCTGCCCCCACGACCTGCGGCTCGGCAGCGGCGATGAAAGCGCGGCGGAACTCCTCCAGGAGGTGACGGTAGACGATGGCCACACCGGTGGCGCTGTTGAAGAACGCCGGCAGCCTCCAGGCGTGCACAGGGCAGAAGCCGCGCGCCGTGGTCAGCTCCTCCCGGAACCAGGGGTCGTTCACCCCCTCGTAGAGAAATCCCCAGAGGAACCTGCGCACACTCTCCAGGCTGAGGTGGCAGACGGGGCAGTGGCCACGGTCAACAGCCCCCAGCAGGGCGTAAAACAGCATGTCGCGCTGCACCGGGCTACTCGCTCCTGTTGCGTCGCTGCCGCCAGAAGGCGCGCAGCGCATCCGCGGCGGCCGGCCGGACGGACGCGGGCCCCGCCTGCGGACGATCCGACGACACCGCCGCCCCCAGCTGCGCCTCCCGTTCCGTCAGCGTCCGCTGCAGCCGTGCCCGCCGGGCTTCCTGCTGCGCCAGCGACTCCCGGAACTGGGCGTTGGTCGCCTCAAGCCCGGTGATGTTCATCTGCAGGCCGCGGATGGCCTCGTCCGCCAGGTAAGCACGGTGGCGCAGGGCCGCCAGTTCCGCCCGCGCCGCGGCCCATTCGTTGAAGACCTCGGCGAAGGTGCGGTCGGGCAGGGTGAGGGCGTCGCCGCCGTACGCCAGCAGGATCTTCACACCCTCCTCCGCCGTCCACCCCTTCTCCCGGATGAAGTGGGCAAACCTCCTGCCCAGATCCGGGGGCAGACAGACGCGCAGCCGCCGCAGCGGCGGGAAAACGACCTGAGATTTCATCGGCTTCCCCCAGCCAACCGGCGCGCGATGCGCTCCCACAGCCTGCGGCGGTGGGAGGTGGGTGAGGAGGAGGGCGACGCGTTCAACCGGTCGATCAGCGTCTGCAGCGAGGCGTTCTCCTGGCGCAGCTCCCGCATCCGCTGCCGGTTTTCTTTGAGGGTGTCCCCCAGCGCATGCACCCGTTCGCTGAGGGCGTGCATCCTCATTTCCGCGGCGATGGTGCGGGCGCGCATGGAAACCAGCAGCGCCGCGGTCTCACGGCGGCGGAGTTCCTGAGCGCGCGGGGTGGCAGCATCCTTCGCCTCACCCGACGCCTCCCACTCTGCCTCGTCCCGCCCGTAGCGCTCCAGGCCCAGCGCCAGGAGCCAGGGGAGGTCCGCCTCCGGGTCACGCCCCTGAGCCTCCAGAGCGCGACGAATGGCCGCCCAGTCCTCCTCCAGCAGCTCGACCTCGATCACCCACTCCACTGACGCCCTCATGGCTGAGAAACGAAGAGCCCCTGCCGACCCCGCGATCAGCAGGAGCTATCAGCCCCCGTAGGGGCAAAAGACGAGCTCCATCGCCTATGGAGTTTAGTTAAGTATAGGCATGGTCGGGGCGGTGTGTCAACACGCGTCCGCCCTCACCTTACCCTCTCACCTGCTTTGATGCTCCCGGCGCGCCGGGCGGTTGCGCCTGAAGGCACATTGGACGATCATATGGAGGAGGAGAACACGCTGGCATATGCTTTCTTTCGCCCTGCTGGGCCTGCTGTCCGTCGGTATCGGCATCGAGCTGGCGGTGACGGCGTTTCTCCTCCTGCGGTTTGTGGAAAGCCGCGAGGCCCAGGTGGGCTGGTGGGCGGCGGCCTTCGCCCTTTACACCGCTCACGTACTGCTGGAGGCGCTGGCCTTCATCTGGCCGGGCGTGATCATCCTGCGGCACCTCTTCTTCGTCCTGGCAGCAGCAGCCATCGCCCGCAGCCTGGGACCGCTCCCCCTGCCGCTCTCACCGCTGCTGGCGGTGGTGGCGATCGTCCTCTCCGCGCTGCTGCTGCCCTCCTTCCCTGGCTGGGCCGCCGTTCCGCCGTCGCTGCTGGGCGGCGCCTGGTTCGTCCTGGCGGCGGTGCGCTACCTCCGCGGGGTGGGCGGTCTGGAGGAGCGGTCTTCCCTGCTGGTGTTCGGCGGCCTCCTGCTCACCGGGGCCATCTCCCTGGCCTATCCGCTTCTGCGGCCGCAGCCCATCTGGGTCGGCGTGGGCGCGGGGCTCTCCGGACTCTTCACCATCGCCTTTGCTTTAGGGGTGCTGCTGCGGAGCTGGGCCCGCGCCCGCGACCTGGCCACGGTCAACGCCGTGGCCGAGACCCTGAATCGCTCCACTAACATCCAGGAGGCGCTGCAGACATCGCTGCAGCGGATCGTGGAGCTGATGAACCTGCGCAGCGGGTGGGTGTTCATCCAGGAGGACGGCGGCTATACCCTGGCCGCTCACCGTGCCCTCCCGGAGCCGCTGGCCGCCAATGACGCCGCGGCCATGGCCGGTGACTGCCGCTGCCTGCAGCTATTGCGCGAAGGGCGGTTGCGCCAGGCCGTGAACACCGTCCCCTGCCTGCGGCTGGAGAACGCCGGTTGGCCACAGGTGCGGCACGCCAGTGTGCCTCTGTATACCGCGGGCCGTGCGGTGGGCGTGATGAACCTCCTGCTGCCGGAGGGCCGCAACCTGGTGGGCCGGGAACTGGACATGCTGGCCGCGGTGGGACACCAGATCGCGCTGGCCGTGGAACGCAACCGCCTCTTCGAGGAGGTGCGGGCCAAGGAAGCTGCGCGGGGAGAGCTGATCGAGAAGCTGCTCACCGCGCAGGAGGACGAACGGCGGCGCATCGCCCGCGAACTGCACGATGAGGCGGGACAGGCGCTGACCGCCCTCATCCTCAACCTGGAGATGGCCGAGCGGGCGGCTCCGCCGGAGGAGGCCACACGCCTGGAGCGGCTGCGTGCTATCGCCGAGCACACCCTGGGTGAGCTGCGTACCCTGATCTACGAGCTGCGTCCCACCATCCTGGACGACCTGGGGCTGGGGGCGGCCATCCGCTGGCTGGTCAAGGAAGTAGTAGAGCCCACCGGCATTAAAGTGGACCTGCAGCTCCAGGGGCTGGAGCGGCGTCTGCCGCATGCGGTGGAGACCGCCGTCTTCCGCATTGCCCAGGAGGCGTTCAATAATATGCTCAAGCACGCGCAGGCCTCCCGGGTCCGCGTGGCCGTGGGGGTCGACCACCGGGAGGTCAGCATCACGGTGGAGGACAACGGCCGGGGCTTCAACCCGGCGACGGTGCCGCCCAGCCGGACGGGCCGGGGACTGGGGCTGCTGGGCATGCGCGAACGGGCGGAGCTGCTGGGCGGCAGGCTGGTGGTGGAAAGCACGGTGGGACAGGGCACCCGGGTGCACGGCGTCTTGCCGCTGCGCGACGGCGGAGGTTAGGAGGGCACGTGGCCAAGATCAGGGTCGTCATTGCCGATGACCACGCGGTAGTCCGGGAGGGGGTCAAGATGATCCTCAGCCGGGAGCCGGACATCGAGATCGTGGGCGAGGCCGGCAACGGCCGCGAAGCCCTGGACCTGGTGGCCAAGACCAGGCCGCACGTGGTGGTGATGGACATCTCCATGCCGGAGATGGGGGGCGTGGAGGCTACCCGCCGCGTCAAGGAAGCCTACCCCAAGGTAAACGTGCTGGCGCTGACCATGCACGAGGACGAGAGCTACGTCTTCCAGTTGCTCAAGGCCGGTGCCTCAGGGTATGTACTCAAACGGGGAGCGGCACAGGACCTGGTGCAGGCCATCCGCTCCGCCGCCCGCGGCGAGGCGTTCCTCTATCCCTCGGTGGCGCGCAGTGTCCTGGCCGACTACCTGAAGCGCGTAGAGGCCGGCGAGGAGCGGCACCGCTTCGACGGGCTGACGGAGCGCGAGCGGGAGATCCTGGCCCTGATTGCCGAGGGCCTGTCCAACCAGGAGATTGCCCAGAAGCTGTTCATCAGCATCAAGACCGTGCAGACTCACCGTACGCACATCATGGAGAAGCTGGACCTGCACAACCGAGCTCAGCTGGTCCGCTACGCCATCCGCAAGGGCCTGATCGAGCCCTAGCCGGCCCACGATCCCCCGGGGTTTTCCGGGAAAATCGGTCAGCCGCCCGATTCCCCCTCCCCTTTCTCCCGGCTAGGCTGAAACCCAAGACGCGATGGTGTCCAGGGAAACGGTTCGAGTCCTCATCGTCGAGCAGTTTCCGACGACCGCGGCGGTCATACGCGCCCTGCTGGCGGGCTCGTCCCGCGTCAGCGTGGTGGGGGAGGCGGCGGAAGCCCCTCAGGCGCTACGGCTGCTGGAGCACCTCCGCCCCGACGTGGTCATCCTGGACGGGGCGCTGGGGCACCGGGACGGCCACAGCCTCATCCGGCAGATGAAGGAGGCCCAGCCCGGGGTGCGCCTGATCGTCCTCAGCGACCACCCCGATCCCCTCTACCAGGAGGCGGCCGCGGCCTCAGGCGCCGACCGCCTCATCCTCAAGGTACATCTGGTCACCGAGCTGCTTCCCGCTATCCGGGCTGTCCTCCCGGAGGCCGGTCCCGCCTAGCCAAGACTCTCAGCCGCCCCCTCTGGCCCGGGCCCGGACGCTGACCCCGATGGTGCGGGTGATCCAGAAGACGTTCCACGCCACAAGAAGCATTCCCAGAATGGCCAGCCGGGTGACGTTGACGATGGGCTGGACCCTGAGTCTCCCTTCCGCCACCTCGACCAGGGCCAGCGGCTCCACCCGCAACCCGCCCCCTCCGCCGCCCCCGGTCGCCCCGTCCCCTCCGGCTTTGGGCGCCTGTCCTCCTCCCAGACCGAACCCGTAGGCGACGGAGGCCACAGGGATGACCTTCCGCCCCTCGATCTCCATCACCTCGCCGAAGACGACACGTACCCCCGCCTGTCCCTGCATCTCCCGCAGTCGCTGCTGCAGCTCTTCCAGCATCTCCTGTCCCTCCTTCCCGCGGTCAGCGGACGATGAGCACGGGGCAGGGGGCTTCCTGCACCACCCGCTGGCTCACCGAGCCCAGCAGTGCCACCTCCAGGCGTCCCAGCCCCCGCGACCCCATCACAATCAGGTCACAGCCCCTGGTACGGGCCACCCGCAGAATAGCCTCCGCAGCCGGCCCCTCCAGGACCTCCTCCTCGAAGGGCACTCTCTCCCGCTCCAGAATCGCCGTCGCTTCACGGGCCACGGCCTCTCCCTCCGCCGGGCGCCGCGCCATCAGCTCCTCCAGGAAGGGGCTGCCCAGGTCCCGGGGGATGGGCTCGTAGGCGGTGACGACAATGACCCGCGCCTGCCGCCGCCGCGCTATGTCCACGACCCAGTCCAGGGCCTTACGCGCGTGCAAAGAACCGTCGGTGGCATAGAGGATGGTGGATACCTTCACATGGACCGCTCCGGGGGAAGCTTCCCCCCTCCCGGCTTAGCGGCCGGGGCGCTTTCTCCCGCATCCCTTTCAGCGGTGGGCGAGGACGCGGCCGGGGGTTCGCCCGCCTGGGGCAGGGGAGCCAGGTGGGTGACCTTCACCCCCTGGTCGGCCAGGGCCTGCACCACGTGCAGCGGGTAGGAGGTTTCCAGGCGGATCACCGCCTGCCCCACATTGTCCACCACGTAGGCGGCCAGGCTGCTGATGTTCACCTGGCAGTCGCGGATGACCCGCACGACCTCCTCCAGGGCGCCGATCCGGTTCTCGATCTCCACCGTCAGGCGCGTCCCGCCCCGGCTTAGGCCCATCAGGTCGATGAAGGCGTCGAAGATGTCGCTCTCGGTGATGATGCCCACCACGCCGCCGTCCTCGACCACGGGGAGACCGCCGATCTTGTTGCGGCGCATCAGCACTGCCACTTCCTCGATGGTCGCCCCCGGCGAGGTGGTGATCACATTCTTGGTCATCACCTCGGCGACCGGCGCCTTCATCAAGAGGTAGGAGATCTCCCACACGGAGAGGCTCGTGGCCGGGGAAGGGGAGGCACGCATCAGGTCGGTCCAGGTCACGATGCCGACCAGGCGCTGGCCCTTCAGCACGGGGAGAC
The sequence above is a segment of the Armatimonadota bacterium genome. Coding sequences within it:
- a CDS encoding response regulator transcription factor, whose translation is MVSRETVRVLIVEQFPTTAAVIRALLAGSSRVSVVGEAAEAPQALRLLEHLRPDVVILDGALGHRDGHSLIRQMKEAQPGVRLIVLSDHPDPLYQEAAAASGADRLILKVHLVTELLPAIRAVLPEAGPA
- a CDS encoding spore germination protein GerW family protein is translated as MLEELQQRLREMQGQAGVRVVFGEVMEIEGRKVIPVASVAYGFGLGGGQAPKAGGDGATGGGGGGGLRVEPLALVEVAEGRLRVQPIVNVTRLAILGMLLVAWNVFWITRTIGVSVRARARGGG
- a CDS encoding universal stress protein — encoded protein: MKVSTILYATDGSLHARKALDWVVDIARRRQARVIVVTAYEPIPRDLGSPFLEELMARRPAEGEAVAREATAILERERVPFEEEVLEGPAAEAILRVARTRGCDLIVMGSRGLGRLEVALLGSVSQRVVQEAPCPVLIVR
- a CDS encoding CBS domain-containing protein; the encoded protein is MLVRDRMTTPVITVGPKTSIHDALALMKERRIRRLPVLKGQRLVGIVTWTDLMRASPSPATSLSVWEISYLLMKAPVAEVMTKNVITTSPGATIEEVAVLMRRNKIGGLPVVEDGGVVGIITESDIFDAFIDLMGLSRGGTRLTVEIENRIGALEEVVRVIRDCQVNISSLAAYVVDNVGQAVIRLETSYPLHVVQALADQGVKVTHLAPLPQAGEPPAASSPTAERDAGESAPAAKPGGGKLPPERSM